The Pseudarthrobacter sulfonivorans genome includes a window with the following:
- a CDS encoding glycosyltransferase encodes MSLYADAGPAAGVRINESDEFARNPKRTEDKLHLVGSSPREVHFDDVMSRHSIRVRSGEQLSLGTYFNAFPAGYWRRWTEVREVRLVVETRGHGTISVYKSNARGTIQRVDGSRVEGESSTEFLLSLKPFGDGGWYWFDLASSQEDLVLDRARWEGPQTAGPAQSVTIQVTTMNKPDFCLANARILADHPEALDLAHEVLIVDQGTNKVADQPGFEELASRLGEKLRIIEQANLGGSGGFARGMYEAVENGSDYVLLLDDDVVLEPESIARLMSFAAHCKTPTIVGGHMFDLYSRSTLYSMGEIIDARSISPDQPHQEMQMRHDFSVSNLRQTPWMHRRFDVDYNGWWMCLVPTSVIKKIGLPLPLFLKWDDSEYGLRARAAGIRTVSLPGAALWHISWIDKDDLVGWQAYFHSRNRLITALLHSPHAKGGAVIRESLQSDIKHLVSMQYFTEESRLKAMADLFEGPGHLHPSLATKLPEIMRMRSEYSDAQMREDLDDFPAPSLGGGPSTMSHVGMPAKKDMVKWGLTTVARQLVSRPSEEAMTRPQSHLAHVDNRWFRLAHYDSVVVSNAEGTAASWYKRDPRKMRTMLARAGNQHARLFTSWESLAEAYRTALPELVSMEAWRKTFGLDR; translated from the coding sequence ATGTCGCTCTACGCCGACGCCGGCCCGGCAGCGGGTGTGCGCATTAATGAGAGCGATGAGTTCGCCCGCAACCCGAAGCGCACGGAAGATAAACTCCATCTCGTTGGCTCAAGCCCACGCGAGGTGCACTTTGACGACGTTATGTCCCGGCACTCGATCAGGGTGCGTTCGGGGGAGCAGCTCTCGTTGGGCACGTACTTTAACGCCTTCCCGGCAGGATATTGGCGGCGGTGGACCGAGGTCCGTGAGGTGCGGCTCGTCGTAGAGACCCGCGGCCACGGGACCATCTCCGTCTACAAGTCCAATGCCCGGGGGACCATTCAGCGTGTTGACGGATCGAGGGTCGAAGGGGAATCTTCTACCGAGTTCCTGCTGTCGCTGAAGCCATTCGGGGATGGCGGCTGGTATTGGTTTGACCTGGCCTCAAGCCAGGAGGATCTGGTGCTGGACCGTGCGCGCTGGGAGGGCCCGCAAACCGCGGGACCGGCCCAAAGCGTGACAATTCAGGTTACGACGATGAACAAGCCGGACTTTTGCCTTGCAAATGCCCGGATCCTCGCGGATCATCCTGAAGCTCTGGACCTGGCGCATGAAGTACTGATCGTCGACCAGGGAACGAACAAGGTCGCTGATCAACCGGGATTCGAAGAATTGGCCAGTCGGCTCGGCGAGAAGCTGCGCATCATTGAGCAGGCCAACCTGGGCGGCTCCGGCGGATTCGCACGCGGAATGTACGAGGCCGTAGAGAACGGCAGCGACTACGTCCTGTTGCTGGACGATGATGTCGTCCTTGAGCCGGAGAGCATCGCACGGCTGATGTCATTTGCAGCACACTGCAAGACGCCAACGATTGTTGGCGGGCACATGTTCGACCTCTACAGCCGAAGCACGTTGTATTCGATGGGCGAAATTATTGACGCTCGCAGCATTTCGCCTGATCAGCCGCACCAGGAAATGCAGATGCGACACGATTTCAGTGTCTCTAACCTTCGTCAGACACCTTGGATGCACCGCCGTTTCGATGTTGACTACAACGGGTGGTGGATGTGCCTGGTCCCGACATCGGTCATCAAGAAGATTGGGCTGCCGCTTCCGCTGTTTCTCAAATGGGACGATTCAGAATATGGCCTCCGCGCCAGGGCGGCAGGCATTCGAACGGTGTCCCTGCCGGGGGCTGCGCTGTGGCATATTTCGTGGATTGACAAGGATGATCTGGTCGGTTGGCAAGCGTATTTCCATAGTCGTAACCGGTTGATCACGGCGCTCTTGCACAGCCCGCACGCCAAGGGTGGCGCGGTTATCCGTGAGTCACTCCAGTCTGACATCAAGCATCTGGTCTCCATGCAGTACTTCACCGAAGAAAGCCGTCTCAAGGCGATGGCGGACTTGTTCGAGGGGCCGGGGCATCTCCATCCGTCACTGGCTACAAAATTGCCCGAGATCATGCGGATGCGGTCCGAATACTCGGATGCTCAGATGCGTGAGGATCTTGACGACTTCCCGGCACCCTCACTGGGCGGGGGACCCTCCACCATGTCCCACGTGGGAATGCCCGCTAAGAAAGACATGGTCAAATGGGGCCTCACGACCGTGGCGCGCCAGCTGGTCAGCAGGCCATCTGAGGAGGCCATGACCAGGCCACAAAGCCATCTTGCCCATGTGGACAATCGCTGGTTCCGTCTGGCTCACTACGATTCTGTGGTGGTGTCCAACGCCGAGGGCACCGCAGCCTCCTGGTACAAACGCGACCCACGGAAAATGCGAACTATGCTCGCCCGGGCAGGGAACCAACACGCACGCCTGTTCACATCGTGGGAGTCATTGGCAGAGGCGTACCGAACAGCGCTGCCGGAGCTTGTTTCTATGGAAGCCTGGCGAAAGACGTTCGGCCTGGACCGCTGA
- a CDS encoding substrate-binding domain-containing protein has product MLSLSACSHSPEGMVQGALTGIGGQSAQGAVSAWSVSWSSQVKGASVSYSPDGAGAGLKAFSDGQAHFTASGSSLSDAEKAAISGLCTSAGALSIAAGVLPVGVAIKVDGINDLVLDAPTLAAILRGDVERWNDPKIAALNAEQPLPDVEIKVMAEEGPSETTRAVNTYLANSPGVSWNPLQPDRWPKDVKGLTGSQPRDLANKLDDTDGGLAVLDGGIIGNRFVATQLVFDGQARKMDAASVVNAVAAGQVTTTPRSVVQALDDRAGYGLATVIYVNVCQQYVEEPLNRLTRSFGEALLGEKAQKDANSYSFVMSPSKKAISEGLALVRTIGDAR; this is encoded by the coding sequence ATGCTCTCCCTGTCAGCGTGCTCGCATTCTCCTGAAGGCATGGTTCAAGGCGCCCTCACCGGCATCGGTGGCCAATCTGCGCAAGGTGCCGTCAGCGCCTGGAGTGTCTCGTGGAGCAGCCAGGTCAAAGGCGCGTCTGTCAGCTACTCCCCCGATGGTGCCGGCGCTGGATTGAAGGCCTTCAGTGATGGCCAGGCCCATTTTACGGCGAGCGGAAGCTCTCTGTCCGACGCCGAAAAAGCGGCGATTTCCGGACTTTGCACTTCGGCGGGTGCACTTTCCATCGCAGCCGGTGTCCTGCCGGTCGGAGTCGCCATCAAAGTCGACGGAATCAACGACCTTGTGCTGGATGCCCCAACGCTGGCAGCGATTCTGCGGGGAGACGTAGAACGCTGGAACGATCCGAAGATCGCTGCATTGAACGCTGAACAGCCCCTGCCAGACGTCGAGATCAAAGTAATGGCCGAAGAGGGCCCCTCGGAAACAACTCGCGCTGTCAACACCTATCTGGCTAACTCACCCGGAGTGTCTTGGAATCCTCTCCAGCCGGACCGCTGGCCAAAGGATGTGAAGGGACTCACCGGTTCGCAGCCACGAGACCTCGCAAACAAGCTGGACGACACTGACGGCGGCCTGGCGGTACTTGATGGAGGCATCATCGGTAACCGCTTCGTCGCCACTCAACTGGTGTTTGACGGGCAGGCACGGAAGATGGACGCAGCGTCAGTGGTGAATGCAGTCGCCGCAGGCCAGGTAACGACGACGCCGCGCTCTGTTGTCCAAGCCCTGGACGACCGCGCAGGCTATGGATTGGCGACCGTGATCTACGTCAATGTCTGCCAGCAGTACGTCGAGGAACCCCTCAACCGCCTCACCCGGTCCTTTGGCGAGGCGCTTCTCGGCGAGAAGGCTCAAAAGGACGCCAATTCTTATTCCTTTGTTATGTCACCGAGCAAGAAGGCCATCAGTGAGGGCCTGGCGCTCGTACGCACAATCGGAGACGCGCGATGA
- the glf gene encoding UDP-galactopyranose mutase, which translates to MTADLVIVGSGFFGLTIAEQAATELGLKVVVLDRRHHIGGNAYSEKEEQTGIEVHRYGAHLFHTSNERVWEYVNRFTTFTNYVHKVYGVHKGEVYSLPINLATINQFFRANLTPGQAQALIQEQAGELAGTDPQNLNDKGIQLIGRPLYEAFIKHYTGKQWQTDPKDLPAGIISRLPVRYNYDNRYFNDKYEGLPTNGYTAWIEKMAEHPNIEVRLNTDFFDESHEYSKDKVVGNIPVIYTGPVDRYFDFAEGDLSWRTIDFEKEVLDVGDFQGTSVVNYNDAEVAYTRIIEPRHFHPERDYQTEKTVVMREFSRAAEKGDEPYYPINTPTDRERLLKYRDLAAAEKDVLFGGRLGTYKYLDMHMAIGSALTMFDNQIRPHFEGGAKLESGGVDA; encoded by the coding sequence GTGACCGCTGACCTCGTCATCGTAGGGTCTGGCTTTTTCGGCCTGACAATCGCAGAACAGGCCGCCACTGAGCTCGGCTTGAAGGTGGTCGTCCTCGACCGCCGCCACCACATCGGTGGGAACGCGTACAGCGAAAAGGAAGAACAGACCGGGATCGAGGTGCACCGCTACGGCGCTCACCTGTTCCACACCTCCAACGAGCGTGTTTGGGAGTACGTGAACCGGTTTACCACCTTCACGAACTACGTCCACAAGGTCTATGGCGTGCACAAGGGCGAGGTCTATTCCCTGCCCATCAACCTGGCCACTATCAACCAGTTCTTCCGCGCCAACCTGACACCTGGCCAGGCGCAGGCTCTGATCCAGGAACAGGCTGGCGAACTCGCCGGGACCGATCCGCAGAACCTGAACGACAAGGGCATCCAGCTCATCGGACGGCCGCTCTATGAGGCGTTCATCAAGCACTACACGGGCAAACAGTGGCAGACCGATCCCAAGGACCTGCCCGCGGGCATCATCTCCCGCCTCCCGGTGCGCTACAACTACGACAACCGGTACTTCAACGACAAGTATGAGGGCCTGCCGACTAACGGCTATACGGCCTGGATCGAAAAGATGGCGGAACACCCGAACATCGAAGTTCGGCTCAACACCGACTTCTTCGACGAGTCGCACGAATACAGCAAGGACAAGGTCGTCGGCAACATCCCTGTGATCTACACGGGTCCGGTGGACCGTTACTTCGACTTCGCAGAGGGCGACCTCTCGTGGCGCACGATCGATTTCGAAAAGGAAGTGCTCGACGTCGGCGATTTCCAGGGAACGTCGGTGGTCAACTACAACGACGCCGAGGTGGCCTACACGCGGATCATTGAGCCCCGCCACTTCCACCCCGAGCGCGACTACCAGACGGAAAAGACCGTCGTCATGCGCGAATTCTCGCGTGCCGCAGAAAAGGGCGACGAGCCCTACTACCCGATCAATACGCCCACAGACCGGGAACGCCTGCTGAAGTACCGTGACCTCGCTGCTGCGGAGAAGGACGTCCTCTTCGGCGGACGACTGGGCACCTACAAGTACCTCGACATGCACATGGCCATAGGCTCAGCCTTGACCATGTTCGACAACCAGATTCGGCCTCATTTCGAAGGCGGAGCGAAGCTTGAAAGCGGAGGCGTAGACGCGTGA
- a CDS encoding DUF6541 family protein, with amino-acid sequence MTWLGFLPVVLLAVLLMYVPGAAIAACLKFRLGPVIGMAPLHSTAAAGLAGTIADVLGVPWNIVPYLAICAVLAGLALLMTRGVEWPVAKASWRGLLPYLAVIIAVACVTWRFTQLVGSPVNPAQVFDNVFHLNAVRFILDTGNASSLTLASLQGVSGLDAVYPAAWHSIAALLVQLTGIDIPTAQNALNLVTAAVIWPASCLFLVGSVISRRPAALILVSIVASAQVAFPYLMIVWGPLFPYALAVSMLPAAMTAVFALCGVGRSHSGSRGAGAASLALAIGGLAFAHTSSINTLLAISTPVLLFLWWQRARRLAPWRTPNLRQGLFALTTVFVLGLAAVSWLKLRPAHYDNWGPTVKPGAAIGEILTVSPMQLAIPAVVVSVLSVSGLYVVVRYRKHLLLAACYGAVAALYIVAAAAPTGFIRDAIVGTWYQDTYRLAALLPLFTTPIAVVGGLHLWDLWRRSRAATRTTSALEQRLAIVRGRGQFVAAASVVLVVTVLATFVGPTSHYVSGASTVYRFDAQSEMLTQDERALLARVADHVPPDSVIADNPWNGSSLAYAYAGRRVLTPHLFAGIDPIRELIDKRLKFEPADTEVCDALRHTKVEFVLDFGSAYMLDLAGSNDFPGVTDIGNTAGFELLDSEGPDAKLYRITSCG; translated from the coding sequence ATGACGTGGCTCGGCTTCCTGCCGGTTGTCCTACTGGCTGTGCTGTTGATGTATGTGCCCGGTGCGGCCATAGCCGCGTGCCTGAAATTCAGGCTGGGTCCTGTGATTGGCATGGCGCCGCTGCACTCGACGGCAGCCGCCGGCCTCGCCGGAACGATTGCGGACGTCCTGGGCGTGCCTTGGAACATCGTTCCGTACCTCGCCATTTGCGCAGTGCTGGCCGGATTAGCCCTCCTCATGACACGCGGAGTCGAGTGGCCGGTGGCAAAGGCTTCATGGCGGGGGTTGCTGCCCTACCTTGCCGTGATCATCGCAGTGGCCTGTGTTACGTGGCGGTTCACGCAGTTGGTTGGTTCCCCGGTCAACCCGGCCCAGGTATTCGACAACGTGTTCCACCTCAACGCGGTCCGTTTCATCCTTGATACCGGGAACGCTTCGTCGTTGACGCTGGCGTCGCTCCAGGGAGTTTCTGGTCTGGATGCTGTATACCCCGCGGCCTGGCATTCCATCGCAGCCCTTCTTGTGCAGTTAACAGGCATTGACATCCCGACTGCACAGAATGCCCTGAACCTGGTTACCGCTGCAGTCATTTGGCCCGCGTCGTGCCTGTTTCTCGTCGGGTCTGTCATTTCCCGGCGCCCGGCAGCACTAATCCTGGTGTCAATCGTCGCCAGCGCCCAGGTGGCGTTCCCCTACCTGATGATTGTCTGGGGCCCTCTGTTTCCATACGCGTTGGCGGTCAGCATGTTGCCTGCCGCAATGACGGCAGTGTTCGCTCTATGCGGTGTGGGCCGGAGCCACAGTGGAAGCCGGGGCGCCGGAGCCGCCTCACTCGCCCTCGCCATAGGAGGACTTGCATTTGCCCACACGAGTTCCATCAATACCCTTCTTGCCATCTCCACCCCCGTCCTGCTCTTCCTGTGGTGGCAACGGGCACGGCGCCTGGCCCCTTGGCGGACGCCGAACCTCCGGCAGGGCCTGTTCGCGCTGACCACGGTCTTCGTGCTCGGCCTGGCAGCCGTTTCCTGGCTGAAACTTCGGCCGGCACACTACGACAATTGGGGACCAACAGTGAAGCCCGGCGCGGCCATAGGGGAAATCCTGACCGTAAGCCCGATGCAGCTGGCGATTCCCGCCGTCGTCGTGTCTGTTCTTTCCGTCAGCGGCCTATATGTTGTGGTCCGCTACCGCAAACACCTTTTGCTTGCCGCTTGCTATGGTGCCGTTGCTGCACTGTACATAGTCGCCGCAGCGGCCCCCACAGGCTTCATTCGCGACGCCATCGTCGGCACGTGGTACCAAGACACTTATCGGTTGGCGGCCCTGCTGCCCTTGTTCACCACCCCAATTGCGGTGGTGGGCGGGCTTCACCTTTGGGATCTATGGCGCAGGTCCCGGGCGGCCACCCGGACCACTTCCGCACTTGAACAACGCCTTGCCATCGTCCGTGGACGAGGTCAATTCGTGGCAGCGGCATCAGTCGTCCTGGTGGTGACGGTTCTCGCCACTTTCGTGGGCCCTACATCGCACTATGTTTCCGGGGCCTCGACGGTTTATCGGTTCGACGCGCAATCGGAAATGCTGACCCAGGACGAGCGCGCTCTGCTCGCGCGTGTTGCTGATCACGTTCCGCCTGACTCCGTCATTGCTGACAACCCGTGGAACGGGAGTTCGCTAGCTTACGCCTATGCCGGGCGTCGAGTGTTGACGCCACACCTTTTCGCCGGCATCGACCCAATTCGTGAGCTCATCGACAAACGGCTGAAGTTTGAGCCCGCTGATACTGAAGTGTGCGATGCCCTCCGTCACACGAAGGTGGAGTTCGTATTGGACTTCGGTAGCGCTTACATGCTTGATCTGGCCGGATCCAATGATTTCCCCGGTGTTACCGACATTGGCAATACCGCCGGCTTCGAATTGTTGGATTCGGAAGGACCCGATGCCAAGCTTTACCGGATTACCTCGTGCGGATAA
- a CDS encoding glycosyltransferase, with protein MTGSESSDKVRQNSEVCAVVSAFNPGPENVENIKWLFRFVSRVVIVDDGSPRDVTDTMSAFEQLGAVVVRLNTNSGIAKALNTGIQEARKRWNPEWIVTMDQDSRFSGDYITAALATAHASDHPDTLGMVCAESHNHAPLPTLGGTREPEVFDPMTSGSMIRSEVFDAVGYFDEDFFIDCVDTEFNARLRDHGFRSLSGRGCDLEHSLGNARPMKIFGWRVRVGQKKLNVYYHPPFRVYYITRNSLVMARRFAGKQPAWVLRRLYMEVQSHIVRFVYGPNRRKHLIAAMAGAKDAWTGRMGKIDDALAARLR; from the coding sequence ATGACGGGCAGCGAATCGTCGGACAAGGTCCGGCAAAACTCGGAGGTCTGCGCTGTTGTCTCCGCGTTCAATCCCGGTCCGGAAAACGTCGAGAATATCAAGTGGCTATTCCGCTTTGTGAGCAGGGTTGTCATCGTCGACGACGGCTCCCCTCGTGACGTCACCGACACGATGTCCGCTTTCGAGCAACTAGGGGCAGTCGTCGTCCGCCTGAACACAAACTCCGGTATCGCGAAGGCCCTCAACACCGGGATCCAGGAAGCACGCAAACGCTGGAATCCCGAGTGGATCGTCACGATGGACCAGGATTCCCGCTTCTCCGGGGATTACATCACCGCCGCCTTGGCGACCGCCCATGCTTCTGATCACCCTGACACTCTGGGCATGGTCTGCGCCGAGTCCCACAATCACGCACCGCTTCCTACGCTGGGAGGCACGCGTGAGCCGGAAGTCTTCGACCCCATGACGAGCGGCAGCATGATCCGTTCTGAAGTCTTCGATGCCGTGGGCTACTTCGATGAAGACTTCTTTATCGATTGCGTAGACACTGAATTCAACGCCCGGCTTCGCGACCACGGCTTCCGTTCGCTCTCCGGTCGCGGCTGCGACCTCGAGCACAGCCTAGGTAATGCCAGGCCCATGAAAATCTTTGGCTGGCGGGTCCGCGTAGGGCAGAAGAAGCTGAACGTTTATTACCACCCTCCGTTCCGTGTTTACTACATCACCCGGAATTCCTTGGTCATGGCCCGCAGGTTCGCCGGAAAACAGCCGGCATGGGTGCTTCGTCGCTTGTACATGGAGGTCCAAAGCCATATCGTCCGCTTCGTATACGGTCCCAACAGGCGAAAGCACCTCATCGCGGCCATGGCGGGAGCAAAAGATGCCTGGACCGGCCGCATGGGTAAGATCGATGACGCCCTTGCCGCCCGTTTGCGCTAA
- a CDS encoding DUF2142 domain-containing protein produces the protein MSISSRPTKGRSIPRPLRTFAVLTGLFAVLLGLWSAATPLMGFPDEPAHTIKAAAVVRGQVLVEEGTSFGHGVHVKVPDYIANLHGQGCYKFNRGQAADCAPLVYADDTYTNIGVTSAASYNPMYYWLVGLPTLIMSGAPAIYAMRLISALFCAVFFAAGFTALTELRRPQFAVLLAAIAMTPMVLFLGGGINPNSMEIAATMAAFSGFVVVLDNWRNTKLVIPALATVAASTVVLANARQISLVWLLCALVAGVCSFKLRRTLQVFADKRVLIAVGLTVPGTLLGLLWTWIASNGPANVGVAPDGIASPHPDAPLYRGFLIMLDRTYDFFPQYIGVMGWLDTPVPELVMLVWSALMMAALVAPFCIRPLRSWTGYWVSLAMLYVVPALLQTVLWRSMGFIWQGRYTLPLVVVLFITVGLGLRRLRFANKGMAVKAARIIFWLVGACHTLAFVYVLRRYVVGISELANWQTLFSSPDWQPPLGWFFLTVLYLGAAMVGMEVLFRYLYPGQTLVTVKLRGFQLARIVLRDRKVANDKARDKVPASSSLLP, from the coding sequence ATGAGCATCAGCAGTCGGCCCACAAAGGGCCGATCAATTCCAAGACCACTGCGGACGTTCGCCGTTCTGACCGGATTGTTCGCCGTGCTCTTAGGCTTGTGGTCCGCTGCGACGCCTCTGATGGGCTTCCCTGATGAGCCGGCGCACACTATTAAGGCTGCCGCAGTTGTGCGTGGCCAGGTTCTGGTTGAGGAAGGAACTTCCTTCGGCCACGGTGTCCACGTCAAGGTTCCAGACTATATCGCCAACCTCCATGGTCAGGGGTGCTACAAATTCAATCGCGGGCAGGCGGCAGATTGCGCTCCGCTGGTCTACGCAGACGACACCTACACGAACATCGGCGTTACCTCGGCCGCGTCCTACAACCCCATGTACTACTGGCTGGTGGGGCTTCCCACCCTGATTATGTCCGGCGCGCCAGCAATCTACGCAATGAGGCTGATCAGCGCCCTGTTCTGCGCCGTTTTCTTTGCTGCGGGATTCACGGCCCTGACAGAGCTGCGACGGCCCCAGTTTGCCGTGCTGTTGGCTGCGATCGCCATGACGCCCATGGTCCTGTTCCTTGGTGGCGGCATCAACCCGAATTCAATGGAGATTGCCGCCACCATGGCTGCTTTCTCCGGGTTTGTAGTGGTGCTGGACAACTGGCGGAATACCAAGCTCGTTATTCCAGCTCTGGCGACAGTTGCCGCGTCCACTGTGGTTTTGGCCAATGCGCGCCAGATCTCCCTGGTGTGGCTCCTATGCGCACTCGTGGCTGGAGTCTGCTCGTTCAAACTCCGTCGCACCCTCCAGGTATTCGCAGACAAGCGTGTCCTCATTGCCGTCGGGCTTACCGTACCGGGAACGCTTTTGGGCCTCCTCTGGACCTGGATCGCCTCCAATGGCCCGGCAAATGTGGGCGTGGCTCCCGACGGCATCGCCAGTCCGCACCCTGATGCCCCGCTCTACCGGGGATTCTTGATCATGTTGGACCGGACGTACGACTTCTTCCCCCAGTACATCGGGGTCATGGGCTGGCTGGATACGCCCGTCCCGGAACTCGTGATGCTCGTGTGGAGCGCCCTGATGATGGCGGCGCTCGTTGCCCCTTTCTGCATCCGGCCGCTGCGGAGCTGGACGGGATACTGGGTGTCCCTGGCCATGCTGTATGTTGTGCCGGCGCTTCTTCAAACTGTCTTGTGGCGCTCCATGGGGTTCATCTGGCAGGGCCGATACACTCTCCCCTTGGTGGTCGTCCTGTTCATCACGGTCGGGCTTGGGCTAAGGCGGCTGCGTTTCGCAAACAAAGGCATGGCCGTCAAAGCAGCGAGGATCATTTTCTGGCTTGTAGGTGCATGCCACACGTTGGCATTCGTGTATGTCCTTCGGCGCTATGTTGTGGGAATCAGTGAGCTGGCAAACTGGCAGACCCTGTTCTCGTCCCCGGACTGGCAGCCACCGCTCGGCTGGTTCTTCTTGACTGTGCTCTACCTTGGTGCCGCCATGGTGGGCATGGAGGTTTTGTTCCGTTATCTGTATCCGGGGCAAACGCTCGTGACGGTCAAGCTCCGCGGGTTCCAGCTGGCCAGAATAGTCCTCCGTGACCGCAAAGTGGCAAATGACAAAGCCCGGGACAAGGTTCCCGCATCGTCGTCTCTGCTTCCATGA
- a CDS encoding glycosyltransferase, whose protein sequence is MDPTPGVTPRVSVCLAAYNGATHIEEQIKSIISELDTHDELIVVDDKSTDHTADIVRGIQDDRIRIIQAAVNAGYVRTFERALGEARGEFVFLSDQDDVWIPGRVEAMISAMDGKDMVASNCEHFDGPLGTFHEIRLRAEHSEHSVRNLIGIVVGYRLHWGCAMAVRNKILNQILPFPQHMAESHDQWIAMVGNVNRSITYLEADTIRHRLHGENLTPRGIRSASKIVRARVAFVRNVLEAVRRARLAARAA, encoded by the coding sequence ATGGACCCCACCCCCGGCGTGACTCCACGTGTGAGCGTATGCCTGGCCGCCTACAACGGCGCCACCCACATCGAAGAACAGATCAAGTCCATCATCTCGGAGTTGGATACCCACGACGAACTGATTGTGGTGGACGACAAATCGACCGACCACACCGCGGACATCGTGCGTGGCATCCAGGATGACCGCATCCGAATCATCCAGGCGGCCGTCAATGCGGGGTATGTCCGTACCTTCGAAAGGGCGCTAGGCGAAGCCCGCGGGGAGTTCGTGTTCCTCTCCGATCAGGACGACGTTTGGATCCCAGGCCGCGTTGAGGCCATGATCTCTGCCATGGATGGCAAAGACATGGTCGCGAGCAACTGCGAGCACTTCGACGGCCCACTTGGAACATTCCACGAAATCCGCCTCCGGGCTGAGCACTCCGAACATTCCGTGCGCAACCTCATCGGAATCGTCGTCGGATACCGCCTGCACTGGGGGTGCGCAATGGCTGTCCGCAACAAGATTCTCAACCAGATCCTGCCTTTCCCGCAGCACATGGCGGAGTCACATGACCAATGGATCGCCATGGTCGGCAACGTTAACCGTTCCATCACCTACCTCGAAGCAGACACTATTCGTCACCGCCTGCACGGTGAGAATCTCACGCCGCGGGGAATCCGCTCGGCGTCGAAAATCGTCCGCGCGCGTGTGGCTTTTGTTCGAAATGTCCTCGAAGCGGTCCGGCGCGCACGCCTGGCAGCAAGGGCAGCATGA
- a CDS encoding lipopolysaccharide biosynthesis protein gives MIKRIAAFAGLPLLSSLASFILLPIVARVGGAPVWTSLALGQAIGAIAAIVVGLGWSLTGPAAVASSADETVRRRHYAVSFATRSLMFLGTIPLMFVALGLAGDPANFWLAFLMACAQAASGLTPAWYCIATGHPGRIAKYDVVPRMVATLGVIPILLTTGQTIIYPAALLVLGLAGTLLFNAHHAHKGDFQDLSFGRIIREIWALRAGAGITLAAGSYASTPIIIVQFMAASGGLAAFVSAEKLYRIGLLATAALGNSLQGWVSDFAGDHARRRKYSLVALSGLGLVGWLLLAVAGPWATALLFSEALAADFWTCFWFGLSFLLVCVTSSTGAHWLVPAKRMRTVLTSTIAGAVVGVPAMIVLADLMGGPGGALGLALGEIVVTAIQMLVVLRLLKDPDTNTASKQAAS, from the coding sequence ATGATCAAGAGGATTGCCGCGTTTGCGGGATTACCGCTCCTATCTTCGCTGGCATCCTTCATCCTGCTTCCGATAGTTGCAAGGGTCGGCGGGGCGCCGGTATGGACTTCACTTGCGCTCGGCCAAGCCATCGGGGCCATCGCCGCGATCGTCGTCGGTCTTGGATGGTCCCTCACCGGGCCAGCAGCCGTCGCATCCTCTGCGGATGAGACTGTCCGGCGCCGTCATTACGCCGTGAGTTTTGCAACACGTTCACTGATGTTCCTCGGTACTATCCCCCTCATGTTTGTTGCCTTGGGCCTCGCCGGGGACCCTGCCAACTTCTGGCTGGCCTTCCTCATGGCCTGCGCCCAGGCGGCTTCCGGCCTAACGCCCGCCTGGTACTGCATCGCGACCGGCCACCCCGGCAGGATCGCCAAGTACGACGTCGTACCCCGAATGGTCGCAACTTTGGGTGTAATCCCCATTCTCTTGACCACCGGACAGACAATCATCTACCCAGCAGCTTTGTTGGTGTTGGGTCTTGCCGGGACGTTGCTCTTCAATGCGCATCATGCACACAAAGGCGATTTCCAGGACCTTTCCTTCGGCCGGATTATCCGCGAGATTTGGGCTCTTCGTGCCGGCGCAGGCATCACTCTGGCGGCTGGATCCTATGCTTCAACGCCTATCATCATCGTCCAGTTCATGGCTGCCTCCGGCGGGTTGGCAGCGTTTGTCTCGGCAGAAAAGCTATACCGAATCGGGCTGCTGGCCACGGCAGCGCTTGGAAACAGCCTGCAGGGCTGGGTCAGTGACTTTGCAGGCGACCATGCCCGCCGCCGGAAATACTCGCTGGTTGCCCTGTCCGGACTTGGACTGGTGGGCTGGCTGTTGCTCGCTGTTGCCGGTCCTTGGGCAACGGCGCTGCTTTTCAGTGAGGCGCTGGCCGCAGATTTCTGGACCTGCTTCTGGTTCGGGCTGTCATTTCTCTTGGTCTGTGTAACCAGTTCGACTGGTGCGCACTGGCTGGTCCCTGCAAAACGCATGCGGACGGTACTGACCAGCACTATTGCCGGTGCCGTCGTGGGCGTCCCTGCCATGATCGTTCTGGCCGACTTGATGGGCGGCCCAGGCGGCGCCCTCGGACTCGCCCTTGGTGAAATCGTTGTCACCGCTATCCAGATGCTGGTCGTCCTGCGCCTACTCAAGGACCCCGACACAAACACCGCGTCGAAGCAGGCGGCTTCATGA